The following proteins are co-located in the Haliotis asinina isolate JCU_RB_2024 chromosome 13, JCU_Hal_asi_v2, whole genome shotgun sequence genome:
- the LOC137259258 gene encoding ankyrin repeat domain-containing protein 23-like, with amino-acid sequence MQVSTVILFSLLLCGVNVGAVLGRETLASGTTLAERVGQTETEISQLRLTMLENFEELELKLKEELTRKFVPPLIKSLVQQAMADILEEEFIGDIISGHVLDEVQSLKANVQNAKTQLKALEQQLKQVQQERDNYRDSLRKLLGRLTKDIRALQLQLNQTAADLCDVRTTAQPRTTAASTDPSSIVPPVPLSTQDSDLHVSSTDTSEDLTPSKTVPPAPVTTQHSDAHATPSPATGRDLYDASEDGDLERVKRILAAGHVDINYRGDYRRTPAMMAAVYGHRDVVEFLVGKGADVLLVDRDGDNILHLACAGGDLETVKVIVSLNVVDINARDKGGRTAADWARVREHHRVVDLLVSHGAH; translated from the exons ATGCAGGTATCAACTGTTATATTGTTCAGCCTGCTGTTGTGTGGTGTCAACGTTGGGGCTGTTCTCGGGCGTGAGACACTGGCCAGTGGTACCACATTAGCTGAACGTGTAGGACAAACCGAAACTGAGATCAGTCAGTTGAGACTGACAATGCTAGAGAACTTTGAAGAGTTGGagttgaaactgaaagaagaACTCACCAGAAAATTCGTGCCGCCCTTGATAAAGAGCCTAGTCCAACAAGCCATGGCCGACATCCTGGAAGAAGAATTTATCGGGGACATCATCAGCGGACATGTTCTCGATGAAGTTCAAAGTCTCAAAGCCAATGTGCAGAACGCGAAGACACAACTTAAAGCCCTGGAACAACAGCTGAAACAAGTGCAACAGGAAAGAGACAATTACAGAGATAGTCTTCGAAAACTactgggcaggttaaccaaagACATCCGGGCTTTGCAACTGCAGCTGAATCAGACGGCAGCTGACCTGTGTGATGTCAGAACCACTGCCCAGCCTAGAACTACAGCAG CCTCGACTGACCCGAGCAGCATCGTTCCACCAGTGCCATTGTCCACACAAGACTCTGATCTACATG TCTCCTCTACTGACACGAGTGaggatctgacacccagcaagacGGTTCCACCGGCGCCAGTGACCACACAACACTCTGATGCACACG CGACTCCATCACCAGCAACAGGCCGCGACCTCTACGACGCCAGCGAGGACGGTGACCTGGAGAGagtgaagcggatcctggcCGCGGGTCACGTGGACATCAACTATAGAGGAGACTACAGGAGAACACCGGCGATGATGGCAGCAGTGTATGGACACAGAGACGTAGTGGAGTTCCTGGTGGGTAAAGGGGCTGATGTGTTACTGGTTGACAGGGAcggtgacaacattcttcacttGGCCTGTGCAGGTGGAGATCTGGAGACCGTGAAGGTGATCGTATCCCTCAACGTAGTGGACATCAACGCCAGGGACAAGGGCGGGCGGACAGCGGCCGACTGGGCAAGAGTCAGGGAACATCATCGAGTGGTGGATCTCCTGGTGTCACATGGTGCACACTGA